A window of Candidatus Methylomirabilota bacterium genomic DNA:
TCCGCCTTCGGCCGGTCGCCGAGGCGGCGCGCTCAGCGCGCCGGACCGCCCAGTAGCTCGCGGACCAGCCGGCGCAGCGAGGCCTCGTCGAAGGCGGTGGCCCGTCGCTCCGGCGCATGCGCCTCGGTCTTCAGGCCGGTCTCGCTCACGATGACGCAGATGGTGCCGCCGGCATCGACCGCGCGGTCTCTGAGGAGCCGGCGCAGGACCGCCAGCGCGGCCACACCGGTCGGCCCCGCCCAGATGCCCTCCGTTCTCGCGAGCAGGCGCTGGGTCTCGAGGATCTCCTCGTCCTCGGCGTCGCCGGCGACCCCGCCGGTCTCGTTCAGGATGCGCAGGACCCAGTCACCCTTGCGGCCCGGATTGCCGGCGGCAAGCCCCTCCGCCACCGTGTAGCCGATCTTCAGGGCCTCGAGGGGGCGCTTCTCCCGCCACGCGCGCGCGATGGCGTTGGCGCGGGTGGCCTGGGCCGCGACCATGAGCGGCCGCCGCGGGATCCAGCCGAGGCGCTCCATCTCGACGAAGCCCCGATGGGTGGCAATGAAGGTCTCGCCGACCGCGGTGGGGGCCACCACCACGTCGGGCACCCGCCAGCCCGACTGCTCGGCGATCTCGTAGGCGAGCGTCTTCTTGCCCTCGTGCTTGTAGGCGTTGCGGGAGGCGCCGCAGTCGCAGAAGAGGCGCTCCTCGACCAATCGGTCCCACAGCGTGATCAGGTCGTCGTAGACGCCCTGGTAGAGGACCAGGTCGGTCGCGGCGGCGGCCATGTGCAGGAGCTTGGGGGCCGAGGTGCGCTCGTAGGCGAAGATCAGCGAGCGCAGCCCGGCGCGCGCCGAGTAGGCGGCGACCGACGAGCCCGCGTTGCCGGAGCTGACCACCGAGGTGGCGCGGAAGCCGAACTGCAGCGCCGCGGCCACCGCGGTCGGAGAGGAGCGGTCCTTCACGGTGCCGGTGGGATTGCTGCCTTCGAACTTCACCTGCAGACGTCGCACCCCGAGCGCTCGGCCCAGCGCGGGGCAATCGAGCAGCGGGCTCGCGCCTTCGCCCAGGGACACCCGGTGCGCCGGATCCGCGATGGGCAGGACCGGGGCGTAGCGCCAGAGCCCGTGGCCCTCGAAGACCGCGGGGCCGGCCGCGCGGAGGGCCTCCCAGTCGTACTGCAGCTCGAGGAGGCCGTGGCACGCCGCGCACTCGAGGCGATAGCCGAGATCGTACGCGGCGTCGCAGTCGATGCAGCGGAGTGCCGTCGCGTACGAGCGGGCGGTCATAGCACGGAAATGATCTCTTCGATCCGGTGGCGGAGGGTGTGCTCGGCGAGGGCGCGCTTGCGGGCCCGCTCCCCGATGTCGCGCGCCTCGTCGGGATGGGCCAGGTAGTAGTCGAGCTGGCTCCGCAGCTCGGCGAGGTCGTGATAGACCACCGCTTCCTCACCGGG
This region includes:
- a CDS encoding threonine synthase, with the translated sequence MTARSYATALRCIDCDAAYDLGYRLECAACHGLLELQYDWEALRAAGPAVFEGHGLWRYAPVLPIADPAHRVSLGEGASPLLDCPALGRALGVRRLQVKFEGSNPTGTVKDRSSPTAVAAALQFGFRATSVVSSGNAGSSVAAYSARAGLRSLIFAYERTSAPKLLHMAAAATDLVLYQGVYDDLITLWDRLVEERLFCDCGASRNAYKHEGKKTLAYEIAEQSGWRVPDVVVAPTAVGETFIATHRGFVEMERLGWIPRRPLMVAAQATRANAIARAWREKRPLEALKIGYTVAEGLAAGNPGRKGDWVLRILNETGGVAGDAEDEEILETQRLLARTEGIWAGPTGVAALAVLRRLLRDRAVDAGGTICVIVSETGLKTEAHAPERRATAFDEASLRRLVRELLGGPAR